A region from the Vanacampus margaritifer isolate UIUO_Vmar chromosome 5, RoL_Vmar_1.0, whole genome shotgun sequence genome encodes:
- the igsf10 gene encoding immunoglobulin superfamily member 10 isoform X2, with protein sequence MNWFPRWTQKHTGVLKCKRDRRYPRGQLCPVCENPTLYQKRRLSLLPSDAFICTKPWIHPHLKQKNISLDEGDFTPVSSRDFIAPLGSIQMNLTDQFHNDASLSCTVQRPSNFENLSLTVEEEEGGHNITALTTSMSTYLVCNIDNDHIQHLWQILAAYSEFPMRLERGLLLTKSPEMVYQYSQKKTGEDDLHTNIDAEIKATPAWLMQDEVSLRLDRTATTFSTLHIKYQSVVNLRVENTFPKKDHYSWTMIKKDNKTKTEHTIITGGVLQLSCQVRGEPKPLLEWILPDGTKVRAPYVSEDNRIIITAEGKLTLRDADSSDMGLYRCIATNYLDADILFFRVTVMPPDVEEADVNGVRISQKLGEHIFFDCTSSGSPKASVQWILPDNSVLDRTQGKKKMYENGTLLIEGLTMRDQGFYRCLVANHLGVDLLVSQVTASESSKVLRDFDHDGSGIEMQSQVDRTLAGSANTISDIASYKPTDGASQEAKTIVSDRRHPRQRSRGKSSSENRIGQRRYSVSNQRKFGNRVFDKTIRKVDPKKFAEFMKKAQDGARENTKERKTGEVSKTVLSNDNEIGSGEVQDDLILLATVFPTTNNPQKGRLLQMENTDTVAVTKNSYGITFSQEREQLTMDYTPIQKNTFTNIPLKSEREGVTPYDLISSNTGTVSFDETTELHSLETITKPETVKDSSQETQLQFSGENSSEPETSTEVFSFTSDPNVIPMRDGTDPVELFVHSDPESQSTISAVTTTQRQDDQITFHTTQTIKSPPLGSTIISKQQIQIIPHKNSRGGGRRRMFHGRRRIIKPNRITDIQSIINKLMQPSERNTTVPYRIEVTTDMELSTSTTQTVARGKAGKKRIRGRQRKPITTETLIPQTSAVTLTTSFATLPPISTHFPTETEALSPTTKTETKVILFDDDYGDLFSADFELSNLKPTDQPLTTMSPKYYSKSLTTAETPLQTQTLASPPTVEPTPGENPETDFSYGSGVIPDDFTTTRPRPGGKRGRQGRRRRPFKGHRPSKKLKNSQLYPISTTKTFDNKKTTMETTIFTTLFPQKNASKPPMYTPSREIDRTTGASEQETFAYKEVDWGISYTTKTPFIYSNTMPTLEKPYTTTQNHNNVISPTQRFKGHTTATRRPTPTVKTGAKEITEKPISFGTMTIYTTEQDYIYTYNRNNVKNVLATTSPNVGSTQPTTMLMTRKPKILGGNAASFTVLTNSDAFLPCEAVGDPQPVLSWKRFSSSTGNTITIKGRMGKFEMLHNGTLSIQNANTKDRGQYICIAENDHGSDKLIVTLSVVAYPSRILEPKIREIKSHAGNTVEIHCKADGRPTPTISWILANRTQVREHNTSNGRASVTASGTLVIRQVSVFDRGHYKCIASNPAGADTATVRLHVVAAPPGILEEKRQKVKAVSKQNLWLPCTGQGSPQPRIHWVLHDGVLVNSQRSAWDKRISVYDNGTLLIKDLAPIDNGKYECIATSSTGSERRVVTLTIERKESAPRILVTSQHVTELYFGDQLILNCSATGEPEPRIMWRLPSNAVVDQSHRIGSRFQVLENGTLAINSAIEKDAGDYLCMAKSVTGDDVQLMKVKVSMKPAKIEHKPHGKKKVLYGNDFKVDCRASGAPKPEISWGLPDGTVVNSALQADSFNEGRRIRRYTLFDNGTLYVNQVGMSEEGDYTCTAENQVGKDEMHVHITVVAAAPMIRQNSWTHARLKPGDNIRFDCEAVGEPKPRILWMLPNNDVIAASNERYLLHVNGSLDIRNAKPIDGGEYVCMARNPGGETRRVYKLEIGGNPPVINGYHQNRTVLKDFSTKYSRKFIDCKAEGNPTPTITWIMPDNIFLRAPYFGGRINVHHNGTLEIRNIRPTDTGEFICMATNDGGESVLAVQLEVTNTLRRPIFKNPFNERIVSPLGKTNVLNCSADGHPKPDITWILPDGTRLTGGRNSHRRVDNDGTLVIYNSRVEDAGKYRCGAKNIMGYIEKLIILDVGQKPYILTRPRGVIRSMFGDSLFLHCLSDGSPKPRIYWTLPGGHILTQPQVLGRYNLLENGTLVVKDTTLYDRGNYVCRARNDAGEAVLTVPVVIIAYAPRITTMPPPTLSLMAGTPIKLNCAAIGVPKPEITWELPDHSILSMSQQGRRSGSELLHPQGTLVVQRLSAFDSGTYKCVAKNHLGADLKSVYVRVL encoded by the exons ATGAACTGGTTCCCACGATGGACGCAGAAGCACACTG GGGTGCTAAAATGTAAGCGGGACAGGAGGTATCCTCGAGGCCAGCTGTGTCCCGTTTGTGAAAATCCAACCCTTTACCAGAAGAGACGTCTGTCCCTTCTTCCAAGTGATGCCTTCATTTGTACCAAACCCTGGATCCACCCCCatctaaagcaaaaaaacatcagcTTGGATGAAGGTGACTTCACTCCAGTTTCCTCAAGAGACTTTATTGCCCCTCTAGGCTCCATACAAATGAACTTGACGGATCAGTTTCACAATGATGCCAGCCTGTCATGCACTGTCCAAAGGCCATCTAATTTTGAAAACCTCTCACTTaccgtggaggaggaggaagggggtcACAATATCACTGCGCTCACTACTAGCATGTCTACATATCTGGTATGCAACATTGACAATGACCATATCCAACATTTGTGGCAAATCCTGGCAGCTTACAGTGAATTTCCCATGAGACTTGAGAGAGGCTTGTTGTTGACTAAAAGTCCTGAAATGGTGTACCAATATAGTCAGAAGAAAACGGGTGAGGATGACCTACACACAAACATTGATGCTGAAATCAAAGCTACCCCTGCCTGGCTGATGCAAGATGAGGTTAGTTTGCGTCTCGACCGTACTGCAACTACTTTCTCTACTCTGCATATCAAATACCAGTCTGTCGTCAACCTACGGGTGGAAAACACCTTCCCTAAGAAAGACCACTATTCCTGGACAATGAtaaagaaagacaacaaaaccaaaactgAGCACACCATAATAACAG GTGGGGTGCTTCAATTGAGCTGTCAAGTCCGAGGCGAGCCAAAACCTTTGTTGGAGTGGATTTTACCAGATGGAACTAAAGTGCGAGCCCCTTACGTCAGTGAGGACAATCGAATCATAATCACTGCTGAAGGAAAACTCACCCTTCGGGATGCAGACAGCTCGGACATGGGCCTCTATCGCTGCATTGCCACCAACTACTTGGATGCTGACATTCTGTTTTTCCGAGTGACAGTTATGCCTCCCGATGTGGAGGAAGCAGATGTCAACGGTGTCCGTATATCCCAGAAACTAggggaacatattttttttgattgcaCCAGCTCTGGAAGTCCAAAAGCCTCGGTACAGTGGATACTACCAGACAATTCAGTACTAGACAGGACCCAAGGGAAAAAGAAGATGTATGAGAATGGCACGCTGCTGATTGAGGGCCTTACTATGAGGGACCAAGGATTTTATAGATGCTTGGTGGCTAATCACTTGGGTGTTGACCTCTTGGTTTCTCAGGTGACAGCAAGTGAAAGCTCTAAGGTATTGAGAGACTTTGATCATGATGGATCAGGCATAGAGATGCAGAGCCAGGTGGACCGAACTTTAGCTGGCAGCGCAAACACCATCAGTGACATCGCTTCCTACAAACCAACTGATGGAGCTTCTCAGGAAGCCAAAACCATTGTTTCTGATCGACGTCATCCCAGACAGAGGTCACGGGGCAAAAGCAGTTCAGAGAATCGAATAGGACAGAGGAGGTATTCAGTCAGCAACCAACGTAAATTTGGCAATCGGGTCTTTGATAAAACAATTAGGAAAGTTGATCCAAAGAAATTTGCAGAATTCATGAAGAAGGCCCAAGATGGAGCAAgagaaaacacaaaagaaagaaagacaggaGAAGTCTCAAAGACTGTTTTGTCAAACGATAATGAAATTGGCTCAGGTGAGGTACAGGACGACCTCATTTTACTCGCAACAGTTTTTCCCACTACAAATAACCCTCAAAAAGGTAGATTACTTCAAATGGAAAACACAGACACAGTAGCAGTCACAAAAAACAGCTACGGCATCACTTTCAGTCAAGAAAGAGAACAATTAACAATGGATTATACGccaatacaaaaaaacacatttacaaacattccgttaaagagtgagagagaaggagTAACACCGTATGACCTAATTTCATCCAACACAGGCACAGTTAGTTTTGATGAAACTACAGAGCTTCATTCCCTCGAAACAATTACCAAACCTGAAACTGTTAAAGATTCTTCACAAGAAACTCAGCTCCAGTTCTCTGGAGAGAATTCTTCAGAACCAGAGACATCCACTGAGGTGTTCTCATTTACTTCAGATCCTAATGTTATTCCAATGAGGGATGGCACAGACCCTGTAGAACTTTTTGTCCACTCGGATCCAGAAAGCCAATCCACAATCTCAGCTGTCACCACCACACAGAGACAGGATGATCAAATAACCTTCCATACCACCCAAACAATAAAATCCCCACCTTTAGGATCCACCATCATCTCCAAGCAGCAGATCCAGATCATCCCACACAAGAACAGTAGAGGAGGGGGGCGAAGAAGAATGTTCCATGGTCGCAGAAGAATCATCAAACCCAACAGGATTACTGATATACAATCCATTATCAATAAACTTATGCAGCCGTCTGAGCGCAACACTACAGTACCATACAGAATTGAAGTGACAACag ATATGGAATTATCTACATCCACTACACAAACTGTGGCAAGAGGCAAAGCTGGCAAGAAAAGGATTCGAGGAAGGCAAAGAAAGCCAATCACCACTGAAACATTAATACCTCAGACTTCAGCAGTAACCTTAACTACATCCTTTGCTACTCTTCCGCCCATCTCTACACACTTCCCAACAGAAACTGAGGCTCTATCCCCAAccacaaaaacagaaacaaaagtcattttgtttgaTGATGACTATGGAGATTTGTTCTCTGCAGATTTTGAGCTATCAAATCTGAAGCCCACTGATCAGCCTCTTACAACAATGAGCCCAAAGTATTACTCCAAGTCCTTGACCACTGCTGAAACACCACTACAAACACAAACTCTTGCCTCCCCGCCTACAGTTGAACCAACCCCAGGAGAAAATCCTGAGACAGATTTTTCATACGGGTCTGGTGTAATTCCTGATGATTTCACTACGACCAGGCCGAGACCTGGTGGAAAGAGAGGGCGCCAAGGACGAAGAAGGAGGCCATTTAAGGGACACAGACCCTCAAAGAAACTTAAAAATAGTCAATTGTATCCAATAAGCACAACTAAGACTTTTGACAACAAGAAAACAACCATGGAAACCACTATCTTTACAACTTTATTTCCCCAAAAGAATGCCTCTAAACCTCCAATGTATACACCATCAAGGGAAATCGACAGAACCACGGGAGCATCAGAGCAGGAGACATTTGCTTACAAGGAAGTCGACTGGGGCATTTCCTATACAACGAAGACACCTTTTATATACTCAAACACAATGCCTACATTAGAGAAACCTTACACAACCACTCAAAACCACAATAATGTTATATCACCAACACAGAGGTTTAAAGGTCACACAACAGCCACAAGGAGACCTACACCTACGGTGAAAACCGGCGCCAAAGAGATTACAGAGAAACCCATTTCTTTTGGGACAATGACTATATACACCACAGAACAAGACTATATCTACACATACAACAgaaacaatgtaaaaaatgtccTTGCCACGACCAGTCCCAATGTGGGCAGCACTCAACCAACTACTATGCTCATGACGAGAAAACCCAAAATACTTGGTGGCAATGCAGCTAGCTTTACGGTTTTGACCAACTCGGATGCCTTTTTACCATGTGAGGCTGTTGGAGACCCTCAGCCAGTGCTATCCTGGAAACGCTTCTCCTCAAGCACAG GAAACACAATTACCATCAAGGGAAGAATGGGCAAGTTTGAGATGTTGCACAACGGCACATTGTCAATACAAAATGCCAATACAAAAGACCGTGGCCAGTATATCTGCATTGCTGAGAATGATCATGGATCAGATAAACTTATCGTGACTCTCTCTGTGGTAGCTTATCCCTCACGTATATTAGAGCCAAAAATTAGAGAGATCAAGTCTCATGCAGGAAATACTGTGGAGATTCACTGTAAGGCAGATGGTCGGCCCACACCGACAATATCCTGGATTCTGGCAAACCGGACACAAGTCAGAGAGCACAACACATCAAATGGAAGGGCTTCCGTGACTGCTAGTGGGACTCTGGTCATTCGACAGGTGTCTGTTTTTGACAGAGGCCATTACAAGTGCATTGCTAGTAACCCAGCTGGAGCTGATACTGCTACAGTCCGCCTACATGTGGTTGCTGCTCCACCAGGTATCTTGGAGGAGAAACGGCAGAAGGTGAAGgctgtttcaaaacaaaacctatGGCTGCCCTGCACAGGTCAAGGTAGCCCTCAGCCAAGGATTCACTGGGTGCTGCACGACGGTGTGTTGGTCAATTCTCAGAGATCTGCCTGGGACAAGAGGATTTCGGTTTATGATAACGGAACCCTCCTTATCAAGGATCTGGCTCCAATTGACAATGGCAAATATGAATGCATCGCAACCAGCTCCACAGGCTCAGAGCGAAGGGTGGTGACTCTCACCATCGAGAGAAAAGAATCTGCACCAAGAATACTGGTGACATCCCAACATGTAACTGAGTTGTATTTTGGAGATCAGCTCATTCTAAACTGCTCAGCAACTGGAGAGCCTGAACCCAGGATTATGTGGAGGTTACCATCCAACGCAGTGGTAGACCAATCACATAG GATAGGCAGCAGATTCCAGGTTTTGGAAAACGGTACTCTGGCCATCAATTCTGCGATTGAAAAAGATGCCGGCGACTATCTCTGTATGGCCAAAAGCGTGACTGGTGATGATGTTCAACTCATGAAGGTCAAGGTGTCAATGAAGCCAGCTAAGATAGAGCACAAGCCCCATGGCAAGAAGAAAGTTCTGTATGGTAATGACTTCAAGGTCGATTGCAGAGCCTCGGGGGCTCCAAAGCCAGAGATCTCCTGGGGCCTTCCAGATGGAACTGTTGTTAACAGTGCTCTACAGGCTGATTCCTTTAACGAAGGAAGGAGAATACGTCGTTACACTCTGTTTGACAATGGGACGCTCTATGTAAATCAA GTCGGTATGTCAGAGGAAGGAGACTATACTTGTACTGCTGAAAACCAAGTGGGAAAAGATGAAATGCACGTACATATCACCGTTGTGGCTGCTGCACCCATGATACGGCAAAACAGTTGGACTCATGCCAGACTGAAACCCGGCGATAACATCCGCTTTGACTGCGAAGCAGTTGGTGAACCCAAACCCAGGATCCTGTGGATGCTGCCTAACAATGACGTCATAGCAGCATCTAATGAACGCTACTTGTTGCACGTAAATGGCTCTCTGGATATCAGGAATGCAAAGCCAATCGATGGTGGAGAGTATGTTTGTATGGCTCGCAACCCAGGTGGTGAAACCAGAAGAGTCTACAAACTTGAAATTGGTGGTAACCCGCCTGTGATCAACGGCTACCATCAGAACAGGACTGTTTTAAAAGATTTCTCTACGAAATATTCCAGGAAATTTATAGATTGTAAAGCTGAAGGCAATCCAACTCCAACTATCACCTGGATAATGCCAGACAACATCTTTCTGAGGGCGCCATATTTTGGCGGTAGAATTAATGTCCATCATAATGGAACTTTAGAAATTCGTAATATACGCCCTACTGATACAGGAGAGTTCATTTGCATGGCGACAAATGATGGAGGAGAGTCTGTATTAGCGGTACAGCTCGAGGTGACCAATACGCTGCGAAGACCCATTTTTAAAAACCCTTTCAATGAACGGATTGTCTCTCCTTTGGGGAAAACCAATGTTCTGAACTGCTCTGCTGATGGACACCCAAAACCAGATATCACTTGGATTCTACCTGATGGAACACGGCTTACCGGTGGGCGTAATTCCCACAGACGGGTAGATAACGATGGGACTTTAGTCATCTATAACTCTCGTGTCGAGGATGCTGGGAAATACCGCTGTGGTGCCAAGAACATCATGGGATACATTGAAAAGCTCATCATTTTGGATGTGGGGCAGAAGCCTTACATCCTTACAAGGCCGAGGGGCGTAATACGCAGTATGTTTGGGGATTCTCTGTTCCTTCACTGTCTATCTGATGGAAGTCCAAAACCCAGGATCTACTGGACCCTCCCTGGGGGCCACATTCTTACCCAGCCTCAAGTCTTGGGGCGTTACAATTTGCTGGAGAACGGTACTCTAGTAGTAAAGGATACCACTCTATACGACCGAGGGAACTATGTCTGCAGAGCTCGGAATGATGCTGGGGAGGCTGTGCTAACAGTCCCTGTTGTTATCATTGCCTATGCTCCACGCATCACTACGATGCCACCTCCTACCTTAAGTTTAATGGCAGGAACCCCTATTAAGCTCAACTGCGCTGCCATTGGTGTACCCAAGCCAGAGATCACCTGGGAGCTGCCGGATCATTCCATTCTATCAATGTCACAACAAGGGAGGCGGTCAGGAAGTGAACTGCTTCACCCTCAAGGCACGCTTGTGGTCCAGAGGCTCTCGGCCTTTGACTCGGGCACGTATAAATGTGTAGCCAAGAACCATCTGGGTGCCGACCTCAAGTCTGTTTATGTGCGTGTACTTTAA